DNA sequence from the Ramlibacter agri genome:
CGACGGCCTGCACCACCGCGGTGATCTGTTCGCGGGTGGAGATGCCCGGCGCGTAGAGGCAATCGGCGCCGGCTTCGGCGTAGGCCTGCAGGCGCCGGATCGTGTCGTCCAGGTCCTTGCGGCCCCAGAAGAAGTTCTCGGCGCGGCCGACCAGCAGCACTTCGCCGCCGGCGTCGTCGACGGCCTTGCGGGCCGCGCGCATGCGCTCCACCGAAGCGGCGAGCGGACGGATCGGGTCGGCGGCGTCGCCGGTGGAGTCCTCGATGGAAACGCCGGCGATGCCTGTTTCGATGGCGAGCCGCACGTTGCGCGCGACGCCTTCGGCATCGTCGGCGAAGCCGTCCTCGAAGTCGGCGTTGAGCGGCAGCTCGGTCGCGGCCACCAGCTCGCGCAGGTGGGCGAGCACGCCTTCGAACTGCATGTCGCCGTCGGCCATGCCCCGGCTCCAGGCTGCGCCGGAGCTGGTGGTGGCCAGCGCCTGGAAGCCGAGCGACTGCAGGTAGCGGGCGCTGCCGACGTCCCAGGGGTTGGGAATGACGAAGCAGCCGGCGTCGTGAAGGCGGCGGAAGGCCTGGCGGCGGGCGGAGAAGGGAGAGGGCATGCGGCGGACTCCTTGGGGGATGCCGCATTGTTGTCATTGCGGCCCCGAGCCGCAATCCATGCAGGCGTGGCGTGGATCCCGGATCGAGTCCGGGATGACAACTAATAGCTGCCTGAGGGCTTGGCCGCCCCTTCCCGCAGCTTCGCCAGCATCCCTCGCGCATTCCCCGTCAGCAGGCCCAGGTCCGAGCCGATCGCCACGAAGCGGAAGCCGGCCTCGCCGTACTGCCTGGCCTGCTCGGCCGACGCGGCCAGCGTCCCGGCCGGCTTGCCGAGTGCGTTGCAGCGGCGCGCGAAATCCTGCAGCGCGCGCTGCACGTCGGGATGCGCGCCATTGCCGTGCAGGCCCATCGAACCCGACAGGTCGGTCGGGCCGATGAACAGGGCGTCGACGCCCGGCACCGAAGCGATCTCCTCCAGCCCGTCCAGCGCGGCCGGCGTCTCGATCTGCACCACCACGCCGATGCGGCTGTTGGCCGTCTTGAAATGGTCCGGCACCGCGCCGAAGCGCGAAGCGCGGCTGAGGCCCGCCATGCCGCGGATGCCTTCGGGCGGATAGCGCGTGGCCCGCACCGCGCGCTGCGCCTCTTCGGCATCCTGCACGAAGGGGAAGAGCAGGGTGGACGCGCCGGCATCGAGCGCGCGCTTCACCAGCACGGTGTCGTTCCAGGCCATGCGCACCACCGGCACCGTGGGCGTGGTGCCCAGCGCTTGCAGCATGTGCGCGAGGTCCATCGTGTCGATCGGCGAGTGCTCGCCGTCGATGATGGCCCAGTCGAAGCCGCAGCAGCCGACGGCCTCGGCGATGAGCGGGCTGGCGGACATCAGGAAGGTGCCGGCGGAGGGGGCGGCGCCGGAGCTCAGTTGGTCGAGAAATGCGTTCATCGGAAGCCCTGGGTTCCCGCCTTCGCGGGCATGACGAGTGGGGGGCGCGGGAATGACGAGTGGGGGGATCAGCCGCGGCCGGTGACGTGGACGAGTGCTTGCCGCTTTTCTTCGCGGACGACGCGGAAGGCCCGCCGCAGCACGTCTTCCAGCTCGGCGCGCTCGGACACGCGGAAGCCGGCGCCGCCGCTGGCCTCCGCATAACGCGCGAAGTCGGGCAGCGGCGCGAGATTGGACAAGGGCGCGCTGCCGCCGGCGCGCACCTGCGCCGCCGCCGTCCCCTGCGGGTAGACGAGGGTGGCGGCGTTCTGCACCGCTTCCCAGCCGCCGTTGTCGAACACGATCACCAGCACAGGCAAGCCGTGCAATTGCGACGCGTGGTGGCAGGCCGCCGGATTGGCGAACAGGTAGGCGCCGTCGCCCAGCATGGCGACGACGGTGCGATCCGGCGCCGCTTGCTGCGCGCCCAGCGCCGCGGGAAAGCCCCAACCCAGGCCGGCCGAAGTGGGATGCACGAAGTAGCGGCCGGGCTCGTCGAAGGGCATGCGCTCGCGGGCGACCGGGTATTCGTTGACGACGAGTGCGTCGGCCGGCAAGGTCGCCGTGACCGCCGCCGTGAGGAAGGACTTGCTGATCGCCCCGCCGCGCTGCGTGTCGGCATCGGCGCGGGCACGCGCGGCGCTGCGCAGCTCCCCGGCCCAAGCCAAGGCACGCGCACGCCGCGCGTCGGCGTCGCGCAAGGCGCCGCAATCCTCCAGCGCGGAAGACAGCGCCGGCAGCAACTGCGCAATCGTCGTCGTGATCGCCAGGTCGGTGCGATGCCCGCGCAGCGGATAACGCGTGAACAGCGGGTCGGTGCCCGCATGCGCGACCAGCTTCGCCACCGGCTCGCCCTTCTTCGGCACCCAGGGCACGTCGGCTTCCAGGAACAACAGCGCGTCCGCGCGCTTCAGCACGACGACGTGGTCGTGCCCCAGGAAGAGGGGATGGCTGGACGGAAAGCAGGTGTAGCGCGAACGAGCATCGCCCACGGCGATGCCGAAGCGCTCGCTCAAGGACGCGAGCGCGGCCACCGTCGAAGGATCGGCCCCGCTGCCGGTGCAGAGGATGGCGGGGAATTCCGCCGATGCGAGAGCACGCGCCAGCTGCGCGACCGCCGCGGGATCGGGCGCGGGCCCGGCCGGCGCCACCTGCGCGGGAGCCGGCAGCGGCCAGGGCGCCGACTCCGGCAGCGGCGCCGCCAGCGCCTCGCGCGGCAGGGTCAGGCACACCGGGCCGCGCGGATGCGCCATGGCGATCGCCAGTGCGCGGTCGACCAGCTGGTGCACGTTGCTGCCATCACGCAGCTCGTAGTCCCACTTCACCAGCTCGCGCAGCATGCCGGCCTGGTCGAACATCTCCTGCGACCACTGGATCTCGCTGTCGCGCGAACCTTCGTGGCCGCCCTCGAACACCGGCGTGCGCCCCGGCGTGAAGAGGATCGGAACCTGGGCCCGCGCCGCGTTGAACAGCCCGCAGACCGCATTGGCCGCGCCTACGCTCACGTGCAGCATCACCGCCTGCGGCCGGCCCGTGACCATGTAGTAGCCATGGGCCATGCCGACCGCCACGTTCTCGTGCGTGGAGATCACCGGCTGCGGAAACGCCAGCCCGCTCTCCGCCGAACGCGCATAGGCCTCCACCAGCGGCGCCGTGTCGGTGCCGGCGCCGATGTAGAACCGGTCCACCCCGCGCTCCTTCAGCAGCGCGAGGAAGGCCTCGGCGACGGTGGGCCTCATTGCGGCTGGATGTTGGCGCGCTTGGCCACCGTCGCCCAGCGGTCCAGGTCGAAGGCGATGGCCTTGGCGAAGTCCTCCGAGGTGTTGCCCACCGGCTCGACGCCGATCTTCATGAAGGCTTCGCGCACCTCGGGCCGCTTCACCATCTCCACCACCACGTTCTGGATCTTGCGGACGATGGGCATGGGCGTGCCGGCCGGCGCGATGACGCCCACGAGCGTCGCCACCTCGGTGCCGGGCAGGCCGGCCTCGGCCACCGTCGGCACCTCGGGGAAGGCGGCGTTGCGGTGCTCGTCGGTGTAGGCCAGAGCGCGCAGCTTGCCCGCCTTCAGCAGGCCGGCGAGCGGCGGCACGTCGGCGATGGCGATGGTGACCTGCCCGCCGGTCAGCGCGATGGTCGACTCGCCGCTGCTTTTGTACGGGATGGCCAGGAAGTTGGTGCCGGTCTTCTGCTTGAACAGTTCCGTGGCCAGCTGGAACAGCGGCGCGCTCGACGCATAGGTCACCTCGTTCGGGTGCGCCTTGGCGTAGTCCACCAGCTCCTTCACCGTCTTGAACGGCTGCGTCGAATTGACGGTGATGAACAGCGGCAGGCGGCCCACCACCGAGATCGGCACGAAGTCCTTCTGCGGGTTGTAGGGCAAGGTCTTCTGCA
Encoded proteins:
- a CDS encoding isocitrate lyase/PEP mutase family protein codes for the protein MPSPFSARRQAFRRLHDAGCFVIPNPWDVGSARYLQSLGFQALATTSSGAAWSRGMADGDMQFEGVLAHLRELVAATELPLNADFEDGFADDAEGVARNVRLAIETGIAGVSIEDSTGDAADPIRPLAASVERMRAARKAVDDAGGEVLLVGRAENFFWGRKDLDDTIRRLQAYAEAGADCLYAPGISTREQITAVVQAVAPKPVNLLVGSALPFNLQELAAMGVRRVSVGGALARSAWGGFMRSARLIAEQGRFDGFADAASGAELNRLLGAS
- a CDS encoding HpcH/HpaI aldolase family protein — encoded protein: MNAFLDQLSSGAAPSAGTFLMSASPLIAEAVGCCGFDWAIIDGEHSPIDTMDLAHMLQALGTTPTVPVVRMAWNDTVLVKRALDAGASTLLFPFVQDAEEAQRAVRATRYPPEGIRGMAGLSRASRFGAVPDHFKTANSRIGVVVQIETPAALDGLEEIASVPGVDALFIGPTDLSGSMGLHGNGAHPDVQRALQDFARRCNALGKPAGTLAASAEQARQYGEAGFRFVAIGSDLGLLTGNARGMLAKLREGAAKPSGSY
- a CDS encoding thiamine pyrophosphate-requiring protein translates to MRPTVAEAFLALLKERGVDRFYIGAGTDTAPLVEAYARSAESGLAFPQPVISTHENVAVGMAHGYYMVTGRPQAVMLHVSVGAANAVCGLFNAARAQVPILFTPGRTPVFEGGHEGSRDSEIQWSQEMFDQAGMLRELVKWDYELRDGSNVHQLVDRALAIAMAHPRGPVCLTLPREALAAPLPESAPWPLPAPAQVAPAGPAPDPAAVAQLARALASAEFPAILCTGSGADPSTVAALASLSERFGIAVGDARSRYTCFPSSHPLFLGHDHVVVLKRADALLFLEADVPWVPKKGEPVAKLVAHAGTDPLFTRYPLRGHRTDLAITTTIAQLLPALSSALEDCGALRDADARRARALAWAGELRSAARARADADTQRGGAISKSFLTAAVTATLPADALVVNEYPVARERMPFDEPGRYFVHPTSAGLGWGFPAALGAQQAAPDRTVVAMLGDGAYLFANPAACHHASQLHGLPVLVIVFDNGGWEAVQNAATLVYPQGTAAAQVRAGGSAPLSNLAPLPDFARYAEASGGAGFRVSERAELEDVLRRAFRVVREEKRQALVHVTGRG
- a CDS encoding tripartite tricarboxylate transporter substrate-binding protein, with the protein product MPKLSILRRALLLAAGACLLNAAHAQGDNYPNKVIKLVVPYAPGGGTDVLARLVAKEIQDKLGQPCIVENKAGANGIPGTEYAAKAAPDGYTLMMAPSGPLVMNPVLQKTLPYNPQKDFVPISVVGRLPLFITVNSTQPFKTVKELVDYAKAHPNEVTYASSAPLFQLATELFKQKTGTNFLAIPYKSSGESTIALTGGQVTIAIADVPPLAGLLKAGKLRALAYTDEHRNAAFPEVPTVAEAGLPGTEVATLVGVIAPAGTPMPIVRKIQNVVVEMVKRPEVREAFMKIGVEPVGNTSEDFAKAIAFDLDRWATVAKRANIQPQ